Part of the Kitasatospora sp. NBC_01266 genome, CCAGACGTATCCGTGCGCCTCGCGAACATGGCCGACCACCCGGTAGCGGAGCGGCTGTGGCTGATGTTCCGCCACGACATGTCGGAGTTCAGTGATCTGCTGCCCAATCCGGACGGAACCTTCCGTAGCGATCGGCTCCGAACCGCCTTCACTGACACCGACTGGGCGCCGTACCTCCTGACCAGCGGCCGGCACCCCGTCGGGCTCGCCTTCGTCCGTGGCTTGACCGGCCCAACGCGCGTGCTGAACAGCTTCTTCGTGGTGCGCGGAGCACGGAGGGCGGGGATCGGACTGCGTGCCGTTCAAGAGGTCGTGGCCAAGCACCCGGGACCGTGGGAGGTGGCCTTTCAGGACGGGAACGCGGCCGCAGTTCACTTCTGGCGTCGCGTCGCCACGGCGATCGCCGGCGACGCATGGGCCGAGGAACGCAGGCCGGTGCCCGGTCGGCCCGACCTGCCACCTGACGTCTGGATCTCGTTCGGCGTCCCCTCGAAGGCCTACGACTGAACACCGACAGTCGGGAAGCCGCCGAGCAGGACTCGGCGGCACAGGCAACGTCGGCCGACCTCGGCGGCGGGTTGGACTACTGCCGGACCGCTGCTCGCAGCCCTCTGGGTACTCTCTCAAGCGGACGTCACCCGAGGAGAACCATGGCGAGCTACATCACCGTC contains:
- a CDS encoding GNAT family N-acetyltransferase, whose protein sequence is MPDVSVRLANMADHPVAERLWLMFRHDMSEFSDLLPNPDGTFRSDRLRTAFTDTDWAPYLLTSGRHPVGLAFVRGLTGPTRVLNSFFVVRGARRAGIGLRAVQEVVAKHPGPWEVAFQDGNAAAVHFWRRVATAIAGDAWAEERRPVPGRPDLPPDVWISFGVPSKAYD